A section of the Saccharopolyspora gregorii genome encodes:
- a CDS encoding cobalt-precorrin-6A reductase: MVEVRRVLVLGGTAEARELAARLGGEPAVHVISSLAGRVRDPRLPDGEVRIGGFGGADGLAAWLRAERIDEVVDATHPFAAAMTANAVRACALAGLPLLVLRRPGWEPEPHWHLVDSLDEAAAALPGLGERIFLSTGRQGVHRFAHLDLRFLVRAVDPPEPPLPPRTELLLARGPFAFDDEVALLREHRIDVLVTKDSGGPMTRPKLDAARLLGVAVVLVRRPPEPPVPVVETVAAAVARLRHAG, translated from the coding sequence ATGGTCGAGGTGCGGCGGGTGCTGGTGCTCGGCGGCACCGCGGAGGCCCGCGAGCTCGCCGCCCGGCTCGGCGGCGAACCGGCGGTGCACGTGATCTCCTCGCTGGCGGGGCGGGTGCGCGATCCGCGGCTGCCCGACGGCGAGGTGCGGATCGGCGGTTTCGGCGGCGCCGACGGCCTCGCCGCGTGGCTGCGCGCCGAACGCATCGACGAGGTGGTGGACGCGACGCACCCGTTCGCCGCCGCGATGACCGCGAACGCGGTGCGCGCCTGCGCACTGGCGGGTCTGCCGCTGCTGGTGCTGCGCAGGCCCGGCTGGGAACCGGAACCGCACTGGCACCTGGTGGATTCGCTCGACGAGGCCGCCGCCGCGCTGCCCGGCCTGGGCGAGCGGATCTTCCTCAGCACCGGGCGCCAGGGCGTGCACCGGTTCGCGCACCTGGACCTGCGGTTCCTGGTGCGCGCCGTGGACCCGCCGGAACCGCCGCTGCCGCCGCGCACCGAACTGCTGCTGGCCCGCGGGCCGTTCGCGTTCGACGACGAGGTGGCGCTGCTGCGCGAGCACCGCATCGACGTGCTGGTCACGAAGGACAGCGGCGGCCCGATGACCCGCCCGAAGCTGGACGCGGCCCGGCTGCTGGGCGTCGCGGTGGTGCTGGTGCGGCGGCCGCCGGAACCACCGGTGCCCGTGGTCGAGACCGTGGCCGCCGCCGTGGCGCGGCTGCGTCACGCCGGATAG